Proteins found in one Ptychodera flava strain L36383 chromosome 3, AS_Pfla_20210202, whole genome shotgun sequence genomic segment:
- the LOC139127322 gene encoding endoglucanase 4-like, with translation MTSPADAYRWISVNCEEEHKYMCNFQCTKGYEKWCVHGDIIINDDGACTCQCWPGSYGDRCQEYDYNDVISKTILFFETQRSGRLPSDNRIPWRGDSALNDKGYNGEDLTGGWYDAGDHIKVTFKHTASVWKLALAFLEFGDAYKVAGQADYLYDTLIWGNNYTMKLHTKPNEFYVHVADPKLDHSYWGRPEDMTMDRPAYPSNETHPATEVAGNGVASLAASYLVFKDVNKPYADELLRHARELFNFADKFRGTCQENIPELEFKGGAYEDELTNAALWMYLATNETSYLDAAKEFYDGIKRKKTDALFTRNRLTIALQLMMYLTTKDEKYLKPFVDGLARWGPSKCMYTRKGLAMYTWNRPMKRAADISFIALIAAKHGIQSEDNFNFARSQIHYILGDGGRSYLTGFGRYPPLRPHHRGASCPDLPAPCGGKERNTANPSPQTLYGGLVGGPDERECYFDHRRNYEQNEAGINVVAFQGAVAGLSHFRMRRSNAT, from the exons ATGACCAGTCCTGCCGATGCTTACAGATGGATATCAGTCAACTGTGAAGAGGAACATAAGTATATGTGCAACTTTC AATGCACTAAAGGATACGAGAAATGGTGTGTCCATGGTGACATTATCATCAACGATGATGGCGCTTGTACCTGCCAGTGTTGGCCTGGATCCTACGGGGATAGATGTCAAG AATACGACTACAATGACGTCATCTCCAAGACCATCTTGTTCTTCGAGACACAGCGGTCCGGTCGTCTGCCTTCCGATAACAGAATTCCATGGCGAGGAGACTCCGCCTTGAACGATAAGGGCTATAATGGCGAGGATTTGACAGGTGGATGGTATGACG CTGGAGATCACATTAAGGTCACGTTCAAACACACCGCATCGGTATGGAAACTCGCCCTGGCGTTTCTGGAGTTCGGAGACGCCTACAAAGTGGCCGGCCAGGCAGACTACTTGTACGACACGCTGATATGGGGAAACAACTACACCATGAAACTACACACCAAACCCAACGAGTTCTATGTACAC GTGGCTGACCCTAAGCTGGATCACAGTTACTGGGGCAGACCAGAAGACATGACCATGGATCGACCAGCTTACCCTTCAAATGAAACCCATCCTGCCACTGAAGTGGCGGGAAACGGCGTCGCCTCTCTCGCGGCGTCGTACCTGGTCTTCAAAGACGTTA ataaaccaTACGCAGACGAACTATTACGTCATGCGAGGGAATTGTTCAACTTTGCCGATAAATTTAGGGGTACCTGCCAAGAGAATATACCAGAGTTGGAATTTAA GGGCGGGGCATACGAAGACGAACTCACAAACGCCGCTCTCTGGATGTACCTGGCTACCAACGAAACGAGTTACCTGGATGCCGCTAAAGAATTTTACGACGGCATTAAGCGGAAGAAGACGGACGCACTGTTCACGAGAAACAGATTAACCATCGCCCTTCAG TTAATGATGTATCTCACCACGaaagatgaaaaatatttgaagcCGTTCGTGGACGGTCTTGCTCGATGGGGTCCAAGTAAGTGTATGTACACGAGGAAGGGCCTTGCGATGTATACTTGGAATCGGCCAATGAAAAGAGCAG CGGACATCAGCTTTATTGCTCTGATTGCGGCCAAACACGGAATTCAAAGCGAAGACAACTTCAACTTTGCCAGGAGTCAAATCCACTACATACTGGGAGACGGCGGTAGAAGCTACCTGACCGGCTTCGGACGATATCCTCCTCTTCGCCCGCATCACAGGGGCGC TTCCTGTCCCGATTTACCTGCACCGTGTGGTGGTAAAGAACGCAACACGGCTAACCCCAGTCCACAGACGCTGTACGGAGGGTTGGTAGGCGGACCGGACGAAAGGGAGTGTTATTTCGATCATCGGCGCAATTATGAGCAGAATGAGGCTGGTATCAACGTGGTGGCATTCCAAGGGGCGGTTGCAG GTCTGTCTCACTTCAGGATGAGAAGGAGTAATGCTACCTAA